The Kitasatospora sp. NBC_00374 genome has a segment encoding these proteins:
- a CDS encoding YihY/virulence factor BrkB family protein has product MEFLTKLPVIGPVAARLLRTRAYRVFAHVTELKGNRLAGAVTYFGFLALFPLLTVALAIAVAVLSDSRVQELQDDIAKQVPGLSDSLDLPGLVANAATVGLISGVVLLYSGLGWVDTMRGSIRDIWRLADEKGNAVLLKAKDCLVLLGLGVVCLFSLGASAAATSLARWLADQIGLEGTAGRTVLTAVGLLIAVGADLLLFAYLLSLFPRITDQGRKDLLQGSLIGAVGFELLKLLLSSYLGSVAGKSLYGAFGVPVALLLWINFVTRLLLFCAGWTALADPEAARRRAEEQATTALAAARPSTGSGPDGGPDGGGDDPAGARNH; this is encoded by the coding sequence GTGGAATTCCTGACCAAGCTGCCGGTGATCGGCCCGGTCGCGGCCCGACTGCTGCGCACCCGCGCCTACCGCGTCTTCGCGCACGTCACCGAGCTGAAGGGCAACCGGCTCGCCGGCGCGGTCACCTACTTCGGCTTCCTGGCCCTCTTCCCGCTGCTCACGGTCGCCCTGGCGATCGCCGTGGCGGTGCTCTCCGACTCCCGGGTCCAGGAGCTCCAGGACGACATCGCCAAGCAGGTGCCGGGCCTGTCCGACTCGCTCGACCTGCCCGGACTGGTCGCCAACGCGGCCACCGTCGGACTGATCAGCGGCGTGGTGCTGCTCTACTCGGGCCTCGGCTGGGTCGACACCATGCGCGGCTCGATCCGGGACATCTGGCGACTGGCCGACGAGAAGGGCAATGCCGTCCTCCTCAAGGCCAAGGACTGCCTGGTCCTGCTCGGCCTCGGGGTGGTGTGCCTGTTCTCGCTCGGCGCCTCGGCCGCCGCCACCTCGCTGGCCCGCTGGCTGGCCGACCAGATCGGCCTGGAGGGCACCGCCGGGCGCACCGTCCTCACCGCGGTGGGCCTGCTGATCGCGGTCGGGGCGGACCTGCTGCTCTTCGCGTACCTGCTCTCCCTGTTCCCGCGCATCACGGACCAGGGCCGGAAGGACCTGCTGCAGGGCTCCCTGATCGGCGCGGTCGGCTTCGAACTGCTCAAGCTGCTGCTCTCGTCCTACCTGGGCTCGGTGGCCGGCAAGAGCCTGTACGGCGCTTTCGGTGTGCCGGTCGCGCTGCTGCTGTGGATCAACTTCGTGACCCGGCTGCTGCTGTTCTGCGCGGGCTGGACGGCGCTGGCCGACCCGGAGGCGGCCCGCCGGCGGGCCGAGGAGCAGGCGACCACGGCCCTGGCGGCGGCCCGCCCGAGCACCGGCAGCGGGCCGGACGGCGGGCCGGACGGCGGTGGGGACGACCCGGCCGGAGCCCGGAACCATTGA
- a CDS encoding glycosyltransferase family 2 protein, which yields MPRFSVIVPVFQVEDYLEECLDSVLEQSCADFELIAVDDRSPDGCPAMLDRAAERDTRVTVLHLPENVGLGRARNAGLEIATGDYVIFLDSDDTLTPGLLAHIDDRLRAGADPDILVYDYARTYWDGRVVRSSSAAVFTRPGADVFALDDRPDLLDLLMVVWNKAYRRDFVAKQGLTFPAGYYEDTPWTFPALLAAERITLLDEVGLHYRQRREGGNILATAGRKHFDIFDQYRLVFGFLDRRPDLNHWRPVIYRRMLDHLVTIVSKPGRIRPGDRREFFRRAAEHCAPLRPAGYRPPAGAEGVRTELLSHGRYLAFQGFRGLARARRVVARRSR from the coding sequence ATGCCCCGCTTCAGCGTGATCGTCCCGGTCTTCCAGGTGGAGGACTACCTGGAGGAGTGCCTCGACTCGGTGCTGGAGCAGTCCTGCGCGGACTTCGAGCTGATCGCCGTCGACGACCGCTCGCCGGACGGCTGCCCGGCGATGCTGGACCGGGCGGCGGAGCGGGACACCCGGGTCACCGTCCTCCACCTGCCCGAGAACGTCGGCCTCGGCCGGGCCCGGAACGCCGGCCTGGAGATCGCCACCGGCGACTACGTGATCTTCCTGGACAGCGACGACACCCTCACCCCGGGCCTGCTGGCGCACATCGACGACCGGCTCAGGGCCGGCGCCGACCCGGACATCCTGGTCTACGACTACGCCCGCACCTACTGGGACGGCCGCGTCGTCCGCAGCAGCTCCGCCGCCGTCTTCACCCGCCCGGGCGCGGACGTGTTCGCCCTGGACGACCGGCCCGACCTGCTCGACCTGCTCATGGTGGTCTGGAACAAGGCCTACCGCCGCGACTTCGTCGCCAAGCAGGGCCTGACCTTCCCGGCCGGCTACTACGAGGACACCCCCTGGACCTTCCCGGCGCTGCTGGCCGCCGAGCGGATCACCCTGCTCGACGAGGTCGGCCTGCACTACCGCCAGCGCCGTGAGGGCGGCAACATCCTGGCCACCGCCGGCCGCAAGCACTTCGACATCTTCGACCAGTACCGCCTGGTCTTCGGCTTCCTCGACCGCCGCCCCGACCTCAACCACTGGCGGCCGGTGATCTACCGGCGGATGCTCGACCACCTGGTCACCATCGTCAGCAAGCCCGGCCGGATCCGGCCCGGCGACCGGCGCGAGTTCTTCCGCCGCGCCGCCGAGCACTGCGCGCCGCTGCGGCCGGCGGGCTACCGGCCGCCCGCCGGCGCCGAAGGGGTCCGCACCGAGTTGCTCAGCCACGGCCGCTACCTGGCCTTCCAGGGCTTCCGCGGCCTGGCCAGGGCCCGCCGCGTGGTCGCCCGGCGCTCCCGCTGA
- a CDS encoding CDP-glycerol glycerophosphotransferase family protein, which yields MAPRLSVVVPIYNVERYLEECLDSIAAQTFDDFECVMVDDGSKDSSASIAAAYAAKDSRFRLVRQENKGLGAARNTGYRHIADGTEFLAFVDSDDTLPPSAYELMIGTLQQTGSDFATGNVLRFRAIGFYPSGGHRKPFKETRLTTHITDIPTLVTDRTAWNKVYRRSFFDAAGVLYPEGILYEDAPVSVPHHYLAKSVDVLSEPIYHWREREVGEMSITQMKFNPKGVVDRVKSMELVRAWLQEQQDPKYRRYLRSYDENNLVEEIPMFFWSVLEGDQAYRDAYQESVSRLLRAIGPEQVRKLRAPLRLKYYLTVQNRMAELVEQLRFEKDSNGAAPARGLLRPYADYPFLRGGRKSVPPEVLRLDNALVMRSRLYDAQWTDGRLQLTGHAFPEHLGASNKHDMVKGLVLRESSGRRVVAVPTRAMYSPEATASSPHSLYSCDWAGFTASIDPTRMKHRGQWKDGSWRLLVAGVGKGGVYKGRVSGGWSDTAEYPPVHWVEQDVRIVPWLKDGYVNLRVERVRARVVRVTGERGTVTLAGLVGSGADLAGARLRLQHVESDRPLVFPLELGVPAGRQVPFSSSFPVDALTEVREAWDLLDPASDERLRDRWDVALLLTDGSSLPVVVDERADPQHLDLPIGDTSRALYSKPSPSGYLQFADQVLQPVVEEVTAADSGEGFLLAGSFPLPGTHRYELVVRHRWREEEHSYPVEIADGRFRTALPAVPTASFAGRVPLRKGTWEVFFRPFGAPADQLWPTALLAPSCHGELPLSVEARGKQITLERRLYDGLSLESHDILAPEERSGFRQRQLRSSFASLQQRPLTDTVVYHTALGSRYAGSPRSVHEELVRRGAPLRHLWTSDDLQTDAPQSAEPLRRLSAEWYEAMATAKYVVTSTHLPPFFTRRPGQVVLQTWHGTPLKRIGHDFEKVWFTDSEYLEHLTAEVPQWSMLVSANRWSTPVLKRAFRFEGEVLETGYPRNDLLFASDREKTAERVRERLGLPEGKKVVLYAPTFREDRRRPQDGYQFDLRLDLAAAREALADDQVLLVRGHESTYGQVPGAGDGYVWDVGSYPDTAELLLIADVLVTDYSSAMFDFANTGRPMLFFTYDLEHYRDNLRGFSFDFEAQAPGPLLATSAELVAALGRVDEATAGYRDKYDAFREAYCDLDDGQASVRVADALLGH from the coding sequence ATGGCACCCCGCCTCTCCGTCGTCGTCCCGATCTACAACGTCGAGCGCTATCTGGAAGAGTGCCTGGACTCGATCGCCGCCCAGACCTTCGACGACTTCGAGTGCGTCATGGTCGACGACGGTTCCAAGGACTCCAGTGCCTCCATCGCCGCTGCCTACGCGGCCAAGGACTCCCGTTTCCGGCTGGTCCGGCAGGAGAACAAGGGCCTGGGCGCGGCCCGGAACACGGGGTACCGGCACATCGCCGACGGCACCGAGTTCCTGGCCTTCGTGGACAGCGACGACACCCTCCCACCCAGCGCGTACGAGCTGATGATCGGCACGCTGCAGCAGACCGGTTCGGACTTCGCCACCGGCAACGTGCTGCGTTTCCGGGCGATCGGCTTCTACCCGTCGGGTGGTCACCGCAAGCCGTTCAAGGAGACCAGGCTCACCACCCACATCACCGACATCCCCACCCTGGTCACCGACCGCACGGCGTGGAACAAGGTGTACCGGCGGTCCTTCTTCGACGCGGCCGGCGTGCTGTACCCCGAGGGCATCCTGTACGAGGACGCCCCGGTCAGCGTGCCGCACCACTACCTCGCCAAGAGCGTGGACGTGCTCTCCGAGCCGATCTACCACTGGCGGGAGCGCGAGGTCGGCGAGATGTCGATCACACAGATGAAGTTCAACCCCAAGGGCGTCGTCGACCGGGTCAAGTCGATGGAGCTGGTCCGGGCCTGGCTGCAGGAGCAGCAGGACCCGAAGTACCGCCGCTACCTGCGCTCCTACGACGAGAACAACCTCGTCGAGGAGATCCCGATGTTCTTCTGGTCCGTGCTGGAGGGCGACCAGGCGTACCGGGACGCCTACCAGGAGTCGGTGAGCCGGCTGCTGCGCGCGATCGGCCCGGAGCAGGTCCGCAAGCTGCGGGCCCCGCTGCGGCTGAAGTACTACCTGACGGTGCAGAACCGGATGGCCGAGCTGGTCGAGCAGCTGCGGTTCGAGAAGGACAGCAACGGCGCGGCGCCCGCCCGCGGCCTGCTCCGCCCGTACGCCGACTACCCGTTCCTGCGGGGCGGCCGCAAGAGCGTGCCGCCGGAGGTGCTGCGGCTGGACAACGCGCTGGTAATGCGCAGCCGGCTGTACGACGCGCAGTGGACGGACGGCCGGCTGCAGCTGACCGGCCACGCCTTCCCCGAGCACCTGGGGGCGAGCAACAAGCACGACATGGTCAAGGGCCTGGTGCTGCGGGAGAGTTCCGGCCGCCGGGTGGTGGCGGTGCCGACCAGGGCGATGTACAGCCCGGAGGCGACGGCCAGTTCGCCGCACTCGCTGTACAGCTGCGACTGGGCCGGTTTCACCGCGTCCATCGACCCGACCCGGATGAAGCACCGCGGGCAGTGGAAGGACGGCTCCTGGCGGCTGCTGGTGGCCGGTGTCGGCAAGGGCGGCGTGTACAAGGGCCGGGTGTCCGGCGGCTGGAGCGACACCGCCGAGTACCCGCCGGTGCACTGGGTCGAGCAGGACGTGCGGATCGTCCCGTGGCTCAAGGACGGCTACGTCAACCTGCGGGTCGAGCGGGTCCGGGCCCGGGTGGTCAGGGTGACCGGCGAGCGCGGCACCGTGACCCTGGCCGGTCTGGTCGGCTCGGGTGCCGACCTCGCGGGTGCGCGGCTGCGGCTGCAGCACGTCGAGTCGGACCGTCCGCTGGTCTTCCCGCTCGAACTGGGGGTGCCGGCCGGCCGGCAGGTGCCGTTCAGCTCCAGCTTCCCGGTGGACGCGCTGACCGAGGTGCGCGAGGCCTGGGACCTGCTCGACCCGGCCTCCGACGAGCGTCTGCGGGACCGCTGGGACGTGGCACTGCTGCTGACCGACGGCAGCTCGCTGCCGGTGGTGGTCGACGAGCGCGCCGACCCGCAGCACCTGGACCTGCCGATCGGCGACACCTCCCGGGCCCTGTACTCCAAGCCCTCCCCCAGCGGCTACCTGCAGTTCGCGGACCAGGTCCTGCAGCCGGTGGTGGAGGAGGTCACCGCGGCCGACAGCGGTGAGGGCTTCCTGCTCGCCGGCAGCTTCCCGCTGCCCGGTACGCACCGGTACGAGCTGGTGGTCCGGCACCGCTGGCGCGAGGAGGAGCACAGCTACCCGGTCGAGATCGCGGACGGCCGGTTCAGGACCGCGCTGCCGGCCGTGCCGACCGCGAGCTTCGCGGGCCGGGTGCCGCTCCGCAAGGGCACCTGGGAGGTCTTCTTCCGGCCCTTCGGCGCGCCCGCCGACCAGCTGTGGCCCACCGCGCTGCTCGCCCCGTCCTGCCACGGGGAGCTGCCGCTGAGCGTCGAGGCGCGGGGCAAGCAGATCACCCTGGAGCGCCGGCTGTACGACGGCCTGTCCCTGGAGTCGCACGACATACTGGCTCCCGAGGAGCGCAGCGGATTCCGGCAGCGGCAGCTGCGGTCCTCGTTCGCCTCCCTGCAGCAGCGCCCGCTGACCGACACGGTCGTCTACCACACGGCGCTGGGCAGCCGGTACGCCGGCTCGCCGCGGTCCGTGCACGAGGAGCTGGTCCGCCGCGGCGCGCCGCTGCGGCACCTGTGGACCTCGGACGACCTGCAGACCGACGCCCCGCAGAGCGCCGAGCCGCTGCGTCGGCTGTCCGCCGAGTGGTACGAGGCGATGGCCACCGCCAAGTACGTGGTGACCAGCACCCATCTGCCGCCGTTCTTCACCCGGCGGCCCGGCCAGGTGGTCCTGCAGACCTGGCACGGGACCCCGCTCAAGCGGATCGGGCACGACTTCGAGAAGGTCTGGTTCACCGACTCCGAGTACCTGGAGCACCTGACGGCCGAGGTGCCGCAGTGGAGCATGCTGGTGTCGGCCAACCGGTGGTCCACGCCGGTGCTGAAGCGGGCCTTCCGGTTCGAGGGCGAGGTCCTGGAGACCGGTTACCCCCGCAACGACCTGCTGTTCGCCTCGGACCGGGAGAAGACCGCCGAGCGGGTCCGCGAGCGCCTCGGCCTCCCCGAGGGCAAGAAGGTGGTGCTGTACGCGCCGACCTTCCGCGAGGACCGCCGCCGCCCGCAGGACGGCTACCAGTTCGACCTGCGGCTCGACCTGGCCGCGGCCCGCGAGGCGCTCGCCGACGACCAGGTGCTGCTGGTCCGCGGCCACGAGTCGACGTACGGCCAGGTGCCGGGCGCCGGTGACGGCTACGTCTGGGACGTCGGCAGCTACCCCGACACGGCCGAGCTGCTGCTGATCGCGGACGTCCTGGTCACCGACTACTCCTCGGCGATGTTCGACTTCGCGAACACCGGTCGGCCGATGCTGTTCTTCACGTACGACCTGGAGCACTACCGGGACAACCTGCGCGGCTTCAGCTTCGACTTCGAGGCGCAGGCGCCCGGCCCGCTGCTGGCGACCTCCGCGGAGCTGGTCGCGGCGCTCGGGCGGGTGGACGAGGCGACGGCCGGCTACCGGGACAAGTACGACGCGTTCCGCGAGGCCTACTGCGACCTCGACGACGGCCAGGCCTCGGTGCGGGTGGCGGACGCACTCCTGGGGCACTGA